The DNA region CTccgcagctgtgcccagcactgcccgTGCCCTCCTTGCCATCGGTCCCCGCAGCCCCTGGCACCCAGGTGCTGCCATGGATCACAGCTGCTCTCAAAGCCCACGAACCCAAGCTGTGGGATTTGTTGTGGGGTGGGGGGTTCCCTTTTTCCTCCAGCTCTTTTTCTGCGAGAGGATTTGTCACAGCTTGGGAGGTGACGCTGCACATctgagcaccccctgccccggcaGCACCCAAGGGTGAGGGGGTCCCTGAACctgcggggctgggcagggctcaagCGGGCAGGGAGCAGAGCGGAGCCGGGGCTGGGAACGGGGCCGGGTTGGGATCGGGGCCAGGCTGGGAACGCTGGAATCGGGGCCGGGCcgctccgccccgctccgcccccggGCCCGCCCGTCCCGCCATGGCGGCGGCCTTCACCGCCCTCCGTGTCCTGCTTGGGATCTTCTTCTTCCTCACGGGCGTCCTGAAGGTCTCGGACTGGCCCTCTGCCGACCTGCACCGGCACATGGTGAGCGCGGCCGCGGGCTCGGGGGCCGCAGGGCCGAGCCCGGGGGGAATGAGCAGGATGGGGGCAGAGCAAAGAGCAAAGAGCGCTTTGGtgtgcagggctgagctccaggggaaaggaaaggaacaggttgggctgcagggctgagctccaggggaaaaggaaaggaacaggttggggtgcagggctgagctccaggggaaaaggaaaggaacagGTTGGGGTGCATGGCTGAGCtccaggggaaaaggaaaggaacaggttggggtgcagggctgagctccaggggaaaaggagaggaacgggttggggtgcagggctgagctccagGGGAAACcttcagggctgatcctgttGTGGTGCAAGGCTGAGCCTTGGGTAAGAATGAGCAGGTCGTGACTACAGGGGTTCAGGGTGGAGCACTTTGGGTGCCAGGCTGAGCCTTTCATTGTGAGTCAGCCCAGAATCCCTTGGAGTGCAGGGCTGATCCCCTTAGGCTGTGTGGTTATTTAGGATGCAGAGATGATCCCCTtggaaggcagggcagggcagacacaCTGGATGGGGTTGTATTTCCTCAACCCCAGGCTCAGGGCTGCCTCACCCCTCTCCCACCCTTCCCAGGCATCGGAGTTCGTGCGTTTTGCCAAGGTGTTTCCCCTGAAGGACCTGGGCTTTGTGCCGGAGCCGGGCAGGTACCTGGCGGCCGTGGGCTGGGTGGAGGTGacggccgggctgctgctggcatttgggccccagctgctgcaggagatcaGCAACTTCACCCTCAGCGTCGTCATGATCG from Melospiza melodia melodia isolate bMelMel2 chromosome 27, bMelMel2.pri, whole genome shotgun sequence includes:
- the TMEM35B gene encoding transmembrane protein 35B: MAAAFTALRVLLGIFFFLTGVLKVSDWPSADLHRHMASEFVRFAKVFPLKDLGFVPEPGRYLAAVGWVEVTAGLLLAFGPQLLQEISNFTLSVVMIGAIYTLLALQEPLAMCAPATLSLGLLLLLNIRGYPAAPRPKFE